In Treponema primitia ZAS-2, a genomic segment contains:
- the ilvE gene encoding branched-chain-amino-acid transaminase has translation MAFSLNSYPVTYRAKYAGKAWTEEYLEKPHKTPAEEAALGADAANALSAARNFYTDMPLVGYTTQYGLSCFEGLKALPQKDGGLAIFRPDRNAARFNRSMTGLFMPGFPEDSFVKACVETVRQNARLGFRPPYQASWEKDSFMTADSIYIRPFTYAEGGIGVNISREPWVIIVTTPVSSYFSDGKSEAVVTERIRATPKGTGWIKAASNYVISALAKHEAADVGFMECVFLDATHRKYVEEGSSCNIFFRLKSGELVTPALGDTILPGITRSSIIELAKDRGVQVSERQIAIDEVFAEAVECFVSGTAAGATPIESLTHQGKKAVFNNGKVGELTAELRDTLKGIQYGTLPDTKGWMTPVL, from the coding sequence ATGGCATTTTCATTAAATTCCTACCCCGTGACCTACCGGGCTAAATATGCGGGGAAGGCCTGGACCGAAGAATACCTGGAAAAACCCCATAAAACCCCGGCTGAGGAAGCCGCCTTGGGCGCCGACGCGGCAAACGCCCTGTCCGCCGCCCGGAACTTTTATACCGATATGCCCCTGGTGGGCTACACCACCCAGTACGGCCTCTCCTGTTTCGAGGGCCTTAAGGCCCTGCCCCAGAAGGATGGTGGGCTGGCGATTTTCCGGCCCGACCGGAATGCCGCGCGGTTCAACCGGTCCATGACCGGCCTCTTTATGCCCGGCTTTCCGGAAGACAGCTTTGTCAAAGCCTGCGTGGAAACGGTGCGGCAAAATGCCCGGCTTGGGTTCCGGCCCCCATACCAGGCAAGCTGGGAGAAGGATTCCTTCATGACCGCCGACTCAATCTACATCCGCCCCTTCACCTATGCCGAGGGGGGCATCGGGGTGAACATCTCCCGCGAGCCCTGGGTGATCATCGTCACCACCCCGGTGAGCTCCTACTTTTCCGATGGTAAATCCGAGGCTGTGGTTACCGAGCGCATCCGGGCGACCCCCAAGGGCACGGGCTGGATCAAGGCGGCCTCCAACTACGTCATCTCCGCCCTGGCCAAGCATGAGGCCGCGGACGTGGGCTTCATGGAGTGCGTGTTCTTGGATGCCACCCACCGGAAGTACGTGGAGGAAGGCTCTTCCTGCAACATCTTCTTCCGCCTCAAATCCGGGGAGCTGGTGACCCCGGCGCTGGGGGACACCATCCTGCCGGGTATCACCCGCTCTAGCATTATTGAGCTGGCAAAGGACCGGGGCGTGCAAGTCTCGGAGCGGCAAATCGCCATTGACGAGGTCTTTGCCGAGGCGGTGGAGTGCTTTGTCAGTGGCACCGCGGCCGGGGCCACCCCCATCGAATCCCTCACCCACCAGGGCAAAAAGGCGGTTTTCAACAACGGCAAGGTGGGGGAGCTCACCGCGGAACTACGGGACACCCTGAAGGGCATCCAGTACGGCACCCTTCCCGACACCAAGGGGTGGATGACCCCTGTTCTGTAA